Below is a genomic region from Cellulomonas sp. P24.
GAGGGTGCCCATGTCAGATCCCCGCACCCAGACCGGAGAAGAACGCCACGATCGCGTTCGCCCCACCGATCAACAGCGCCCCACCGGCCGCCACCATGACGCCCGTCTTGCCCGACGCCGCGTACTGGTAGTTCCCCTGGTGATGGCCCAGCGCCCACACGATGACCGAGACCACCAGGCCCGCCACGCACGCAACCAGGCCCCACGTCAGCAACGCCCCCACGATCGACCTCACGACCGGCAGACCCGGCAGACCGGTCTGGTTCGGACTGATCCCCGGATCGGCCGCTGGAATCACTGTCCATATCCGTGAGACGAACATGTGCCGCACCTCCCCACTGGTAGGTGGGAGGTCGCCCTCTTAGCGACTTCCTCTACCAGCAGGTGTGCAGCGCACGGGCAGAACATCGGGTTCGATGGCGAACAGATTTTGGGATCCGTCGCCGCGGCAGGACCACACGACCGGCCGCTCCCGGGCAACGCCCGGCACGCGCACAGGAGCTGAGGCATCGGCGCAGTCGACGTCGGGCACCGTCACCGCACCGGATCCCGCCGGCTGTGCCAGTTCAGGTGCGTTGGAGGGTCTCGAGCAGCTCGACGGTGTCGTCTTCGAGGTCGCAGCCGGGGTCGATGGCGTCGATGCGGGCTTGCAGCTTGTCGATGAGTCGCTCGACCTCGTCGTGGTCTCCGGCATTGTGGGCGGCGGTGATGGCGTCGCGGAAGAGCTGCTCGTTGCAGGGGTCGACGGCCAGGCCGACGGCGGTGGCGTGTCGCGCACTGCGGAAGTTGCGGGCGTCGATCTCGACCAGCGCCAGGGCGTGGGCGACATCGGTGATGGTGTCGATCATCTCGTGGGTCAGGACGTCAGCCCATTCGTAGGCGCCGCGAGCAGCGCCGGTGAAAGGTCGCCCGCGCACCAGCGCCAGTGCGGCGCGCAGGTCCGTCGCGCCGTCCGGTCCGCGGCCCAGGCCTCGTGTGGACAGGTCCAGGAACTCCTCCCAGTCGGTGTGGACGGCCGGGTCCAGCCGGTAGTGGTCGTGGTTGGCGACCTTCAGCAGGTACGGATGGCCGTCGGTGGAGGTTCCGAGCCACGTACGCGCCCGGGAGATGTGGGCGTTACGGTTCGGGGGCTCGATCCGCTTGCCGTGTCCGAGGACTTCGTCCACCTGTTCCGCCGACGCCCCGGGCTGCAAAGCGAGAAACGCGATCAGCTCGACGTTTCGCCGGCTCCGGTCAGACGTCGTGGAGGTGTCAAGACCGGTGACCGTCACCGGCCCCAGGACCAGGACGCGCGGATGCTCGCGCCCGCCGGTCGCTCGCTGGGGCGGATCCCCGTCCATGTCACCGGGGTCCTGCGCGGGCGGGCCGGGTTGGGGTAGGGCGGTGAGAACCTCGACGAGCTGGGACTCCACGGTCGCCGGTGGCGCGAATGGCGTACGGGCCGGTTCCTCGGCGGCCTCCCCGAGGGCCCGGATGAGCTGGTGGTAGTGGTCCTCGGGGAGCCGCTGGGCCCGAAACGCGCATCCGAGAGCGTCGAGCCGCGCCTCGCCGTCGATGTCGACCTCCAGCTGCCACGGTGAGCTGCGGTTGGTCGTCAGGACCGCATGACCAGACCACGGGGTCGTCGTTGCTGCCTGATTCGCGCCGAGAGAGATCGTGGGCGCCCAGGTGTCGGCGCCGGTGAGCGCAGCTCGTGCCGCCAGGGCATCGGCCACCCGGGCATGGTCCAGGACGCCACGGTTGTCCTCATCGGCCGCCACGCTGCGCTTCTCCAGGTCGCGTGTGCTTTCGACGCTCCGGGTTCGCGCCGGGTCGCTGACGGCGGCCAGGTCCGCGAACTCCGGTCCCAGGACGAGGTGTGCTCCGGCGCTCAGCGGGGATGTTGCCAGCTCGCAGGCCAGGGCACGCATGGCGGCCGTGACGGCCTCAGGTGGTCCGTTGACAGACAGGACACCGGCGGCCTCGAGGTTGATCACCATGATCGCCCCCTCCCTCGTGATCCCGACTGTCACGAGCGCCGGGAACGGGTGCGGGAACAGTTCGACGCCCGCAGCGCCCTCCTGATCGGCGAAGTCCGCATGGGTTGCCCGCCAGGTGCGCGCGTCAACACGTGCGAACGGGGCCACAGGATCCTCGTCGTCCTCGACGAGGACCAGGTCGATGGTCTCTTCGGTGAGGAGGATGCCCCCGACGCGCGGCAGGCTTCGTCCCGCTGCCCTGCACGCTGGACCGAGCAGGTGCAGTCCCCGGCGCAGCGAGTCCAGGGTCAAGCCCACCTCGGCCCGGCGAAGGGATCGCTCGGCCGTTTCGGCCGGCGAGCCCAGTTCGGGCAGCGGGATCCGCTCCCCCGCCCGGCGCAGGCGATGCTGACGGCGACGGCGACGCGCCAGCTCGGCGGCCACACCGCTCGCCGCCAACGCTGTCAGACCCAAGACCAGGGTCCGGGTGAACGGGGCGCTGCCGGTGGCGTCGCCCGGTTGGGTCGCGGCGTCGGACG
It encodes:
- a CDS encoding DUF6112 family protein — encoded protein: MFVSRIWTVIPAADPGISPNQTGLPGLPVVRSIVGALLTWGLVACVAGLVVSVIVWALGHHQGNYQYAASGKTGVMVAAGGALLIGGANAIVAFFSGLGAGI
- a CDS encoding LysM peptidoglycan-binding domain-containing protein, which gives rise to MNPTHAPTITRRTRTTGDVARALAAILALVGFVLGVPAALVVVAPLGWSRTWPTWDTVLTTLSRPDDGTLFLGAVTLVAWGAWAAFTLSVLTELAAAARHITVPSIPLLGVTQRAAAILVTAAGLLVVTSTPLLGAPTAHAAVLVDTAPQHPLTDARKSTTATARGAATAPAGTSAAARSSTTGPVDRHPVITVARGDTLWSLAERHLGDGARYTEIRDLNLGQPQPDGRTLTDDHWVYPGWQLRLPVDATALPAPVAAANSTATPAPTETRSYDVTAGESLWDIAAQQLGDGARYREIYDLSTHTPQPDGQTLTDPDLIRPGWHLTIPLPAPPAVPSATPSAAPTLDATSAQGPSVSGRGSPAPVVVANPGGDGGAVGPGVQLPVPALTVSAPSDAATQPGDATGSAPFTRTLVLGLTALAASGVAAELARRRRRQHRLRRAGERIPLPELGSPAETAERSLRRAEVGLTLDSLRRGLHLLGPACRAAGRSLPRVGGILLTEETIDLVLVEDDEDPVAPFARVDARTWRATHADFADQEGAAGVELFPHPFPALVTVGITREGAIMVINLEAAGVLSVNGPPEAVTAAMRALACELATSPLSAGAHLVLGPEFADLAAVSDPARTRSVESTRDLEKRSVAADEDNRGVLDHARVADALAARAALTGADTWAPTISLGANQAATTTPWSGHAVLTTNRSSPWQLEVDIDGEARLDALGCAFRAQRLPEDHYHQLIRALGEAAEEPARTPFAPPATVESQLVEVLTALPQPGPPAQDPGDMDGDPPQRATGGREHPRVLVLGPVTVTGLDTSTTSDRSRRNVELIAFLALQPGASAEQVDEVLGHGKRIEPPNRNAHISRARTWLGTSTDGHPYLLKVANHDHYRLDPAVHTDWEEFLDLSTRGLGRGPDGATDLRAALALVRGRPFTGAARGAYEWADVLTHEMIDTITDVAHALALVEIDARNFRSARHATAVGLAVDPCNEQLFRDAITAAHNAGDHDEVERLIDKLQARIDAIDPGCDLEDDTVELLETLQRT